TATGTTTTCTCTGTGTTTATCAACGGTACGTTTACTAATGTACAAAAAATTTGCTATTTCCTGATTTGATAATCCTTTGCAAATGTTGTATAGAATTTCAATTTCTCGTTTGGTTAAATCTATATTTTTCTTGTTATATTTTTTCTTACTTAAATTTTTTATGATAGCTTCTAAAATTTCAGGTGAAAAATAGTTTCTACCTTCACTTACGTCAACTATTGCTTTTTGAACATCTTCAAATCGTGAATTTTTTAGTAAAAAACCTTTTGCTCCTGCATCTATCATTTCCGAGTAATAGTTTTCATTAGCATGCATAGACAGAGCAATTATTTTTGCTTCAGGAAAAAGTTTTATTGTTTCCTTTGTAGCATCAATACCATTCATTATAGGCATTTCAATATCCATGAAAATTATATCAGGTTTTACTTCCAATACACGATTTATCAATTCATTTCCGTTTTCAGCTTCGTAAATTTCTGAAATTAAATCATTTTTGGAAAGTAAAAATCTTAGCCCTTCCCTAAATAAATTATGGTCATCTACAAGAAATATTTTTAATTTATTTGTCATAATGGCAAAACTATTTTAAGGAAAAAACCTTGTTTTGGCTTGCTGTGCATTTCTATTTTACCATCTAAAGATTTAATTCTTGAATTAATATTTGATAACCCCAAACCTTTTTTTTCTATTTTTTTTAAATCAAAACCAATTCCATTATCAGAATAAAACATTTCTAATTTATCTTCATAACTAAATAATGAAATTTCTATTTCTGATGCTGAAGCATATTTTAAAGTATTGCTAATCAATTCACCAATAATACGATACAAAATAACTTCGATATTGTAATTGAAACGTTTTTCATTAAGATTAAAGACATGAATTATTTTCAAATTTTTTCCTGTAACAATTGTATCGGTAAATGTTTTAATGGCTTTTTC
The sequence above is drawn from the Bacteroidota bacterium genome and encodes:
- a CDS encoding response regulator transcription factor, with the protein product MTNKLKIFLVDDHNLFREGLRFLLSKNDLISEIYEAENGNELINRVLEVKPDIIFMDIEMPIMNGIDATKETIKLFPEAKIIALSMHANENYYSEMIDAGAKGFLLKNSRFEDVQKAIVDVSEGRNYFSPEILEAIIKNLSKKKYNKKNIDLTKREIEILYNICKGLSNQEIANFLYISKRTVDKHRENILFKTQSKNTAGLVIYAIKNNIFEV